Part of the Zingiber officinale cultivar Zhangliang chromosome 8A, Zo_v1.1, whole genome shotgun sequence genome, TGAAGGAAACATCAACCGAGAAGGAAAGATAAAAAACAGTTGACGGGTGAATATTATTTATCTCGAAAAAGAAAAACTATAACCCACAAGGCCTAGGTGACGTTCCCAATGCAAACACCACAGACCTTATTGGTCAATTTCTTTATTCTCCAAAAGTCGACCATCGATATATAAATTAAAGTACCGATGAAGTCGAGGAATTCTGCTTTGAAGCACTCTTCTCCTGCCAAAATATGCATTGTTTCAAGGAATATTTGCTTTGGTTTCCTAGGCAACATTTGAATTCCCCTTTGCTGCCTTTTAAATTCAAGGAATTGAATTAGCACGATTTCAGGGACAGTACTGATCGGCACCGGACAAGCATGGATTGCCGGCTCTTGCTTCTTCTGCTCCTCTTCCTCATGGCGGCCTCCGCATCTAGAGTTCAGGGACAACAGCCACCAGGTACTGCACACACCATTCTACTTGATCCCGCCATGCAACTTAGCTCTCAAGCTTCTGCAGGTTTTATCTTCATCGACAGCGGGATCGATCCAAACTCCTCCTACGTCGACCCAAAACTAAATCTACAATACGTCTCCGACGACCAATTCATAGACACGGGCATAAACTACGCCGTCTCGTCGGCCTACATATCTTCTAACATTTCTCGGAGATTCTTGACATTGAGGAGCTTCCCTGAGGGATCTCGCAACTGCTACACCTTCAAGTCAATCAGCCAGGGCTCAAAATACATCATAAGAGCGACCTTCTTGTATGGAAACTACGACTCCAAGAATAGTCCTTTTGTTCAGTTCGATCTCTACCTCGGAGTCAACCTCTGGAAGAACATAAACCTGACAACTCCTACTGAAAGCATCTTCACTGAAACAGTCAGTGAAGCCACAGCTGATGTGATCTCAGTTTGCCTGATCAACACTGGCCATGGAATTCCTTTCATCTCTGGTTTAGATCTGAGGCCTCTTTCAAACTCTCTTTATCCTCAAGTCAACTCCTCCACCACTTTGGTCAACTTGGATAGATTCTATGTGGGGAATTCTAATTCGATCAGGTACCCTGCTGACCGATATGATCGCTTATGGTTCTTCATTGACACCCCACCTTCATGGAGTGTGACATCGACCGACTCGAGCGTCCAAAACCAGGTGCATGATCAGTTTCAGCCACCACAGGAAGTCATGCAGATTGCAGCATACCCTAGCAGCTCCACCACACTTCAACTCAGCTTGGCACCCGATCCAGGAGACCTAACTGAGTTCTATACGGTCCTCTACTTCTGCGAGCTCCAGCTGAACGCCTCGAGGCAGTTCTTGATCTACCTCAATGGAGCCCTGCTGAACGACGGCAGGCCTTTGGCTCCAACCTACCTCCTCTCTGACGTCGTTTTCAATGCTGATCCAAGTTTAGGGTTTGGTGAGTGCAATATAACTCTTGTTGAAACAGGAAGCTCCATGCTTCCACCTATCATAAATGCCATTGAAGTCTTCACAGCAATGAGAAATGCAAATGTGGCAACCAATGGCCAAGATGGTAATACAACGACAGCAAAAAATTAATAACAgctaatttatataataaaattataaataacaagattttatttttcagtgGATGCAATGTTGGCAATCAAAGGGTGGTACCAGGTGAGAAGAAACTGGATGGGTGATCCATGCTCTCCACAAGCATATACTTGGGTTGGACTGAATTGTACACGGAATAACTCTGGTGTTCCGATGATCACTGCAGTGTGAGTTCCTTCAATTTTGCAGAGAAGTAGATCATGAATGATTTGAAAGTTGACTTGAGGACTAATGATTCTTTAGATTCAATTTTTTGCAGCAATATGTCATACAGTGGATTGGCAGGTGTAATAACCGCATCCTTTGCCAACCTAAGTGCACTGCAATACTTGTAAGTGTTATTTCTCACTGAAATTTCCAAAAGAGAAACATCCTTTATTGATGCGGGAGGGGATCCTAATCtaaatcttttatttttatttttaattagttattcattaattaagtttaatttattttaattatattaatttttttctaaattttaggaaACTAAGTATTActagttaatttatcctaaatcttagggaataagtcttggttatttttttcatttagatttttttaggattctatgcttagatgatgtttagaacaaattattttgatattgaatcaattgattTCATTTAAGTCACGTTATGACTACATCTCTTTTTCTTTATGCTCTTGATTTAATAATAAGTTTAAGTCTAATTTCGGCTATTCATTTTTTTGTATTATTTCTCTTGTTTTCTTATTAATCCCTCTATATGAGGAAGCTTAGCACCATGATCATAATATCCAAGATATAATGATGATTGAGGATTTGACAATCCATATCACCACCGTACTATTTATCGGGAACACCGTGGTCAAGAAGAACGATATGGAGATTTTGATTTCCGAGTTGATCTTCTTGATTTTTTTTGGCACATTACAAGTGGAATGCTTTATTGATTGGACCAACAAAGTAGAGAGAATTTTTTTGTATAAGGAAGTACCTAATCATGTCAAAATAAAATTGGTCGTTATCAAGTTCAAAGGCTGAGCCTCAGCATGATGGGAGCAACTCTATCGATCATGAGAGAGACAAGGTAAATCCAAAATCACCGattggaaaaaattaaaaaaaaacggaTGAGAATCTACTTTCTTCCCTTTAGCTACGCACAAATATTATTTCAACGACTTCATACATTGAGGCAAGGGCTAGAATCGTCGACGACTATACAGAGGACTTCTATCAGCTTATTTCTAGGAACAATCTATCTAAGACTAAGGAGCATACTATAATGCGATATTTAGGGGGATTATGATAGCCTTTACAAGATTCCTTGATCTCCACTCACTTTGGACTATTTCAGAGGCTTATCAATGAGCCGACTATTGAAAAATAGTTAAATCGAAGACAAACAAATATGAGTGATCAAAACAATCAAGTGGTTCACCCTCAGGAGCTGTACCCTTCCCAGCAACAGCCACAAAGTAACCCTAAGACCTCTATCAAGTGTTTTCGATGTGGTGAATAAGGGCATCGAGCTTCAAATTGTAAAAGAtccttaaataataataaaaaaataaaaccctGCTGGTTCAGGAAGACATGGAGGATGAACCCGAATAGATTGATGAGTGAATTTATGACGATGATATCGATGATGAGATTGTTGgtacctcgtggtagttttgatgtgatcaaccaagtcaggttttctgttagtgtttaacccttatttctaagtgtacaggagcttaggaacataggaagtcgagcggaagacacagctaacaagaaggatgacatgggaagggagccgacgggctcggtgcatccgagggacgaggtgctacggaagagtacaccggtggacgagaaggacgtgcatgaTGTTTgggggatgagaagtcggagcggaagcctgctcgaggagaaggccgaaaattgggttcgggtgagacctatttcagttggccgaaatcactcaggcgatcagagcagcggaagagctaaaatggagctgctggaggtgccttcaacaggagtTAAAGGCACCTCCACGACCTTCAATaggagttgaaggcacctccgcgACCTTCAGGCAAAAGGTGTCTTCAGttgggctgaaggcgccttcaaccagccatggaaggcgccttcaaccaagcAGATTTTACCATTAgcagtggataaacttttatccatatTCCAACTATGGATAAAAGCTATCTAAACAATAGGTTCACCCTCAGGAGTTCCTTCCCAACAGCTACACGAGTGTAATTCTAAGACCTCTATCAAGTGTTTTCATTTTCAACTAGTGCAGAGCTTTAGATTGTAAAACCTCCCTTAAAaaaaaccaagtaactctttggTTTAGGTTGTTCATTTATGTATTTTATCTGAAAAAATTGAGGAAGGTTTTTTAACGCTCCTATCGAAGACTGAGATTCTTTATGAAGATGGTCATAAAACTCTTGTCATACGCAAGAGTCTACTGGTCTAAGGAATAACCGTAAGATAATTGGCTTAGAACTAATATCTTTCACACAACTTGCATAGTTGTAGATAAAGTTTGCAAGATGATTATTGATAGTGGAAGCTGTGAAAATATTGTATTTGAAGAAGTTGTGCACAAGCTGCAATTGAAGACGGATAGTCATCCAAAACCCTACAAGTTGTCATGGCTGAGCAAAGGGATGATAATCATAGATAGAAGGTGGCTTTTAACTTTTCTATTGGCAGCAAGTATTACGATCGAGCATGGTGTGATGTGTGTCAATGGACGCATGTCATGTATTGTTGGCATGACCTTGATAATATGATTGTAGCGTCATCCACGATGGATGGAAGAACACCTACACTCTTACTATTAAAGGGAGGAATATAGTATTGACTCCTCGACGAGAAGGAACCTCTTCAAATTTGGTAACTAATAACTCTACACTACTTTCTATGTTTAGATTTTTGAACGAGATGAAGCACGAAGACATGATCTATGCTTTGATTCCTTACGATAGCGATGTAATAAACCTAGACTTGGATCTACTAACTGAGGTGCAACAACTCCTATTCAACTTTGTCGATTTGATGGTCGTCTCCGGGACTTCCCCTTATGAGAGACATTCAACACCATATTGACCTCATTCTAGGGTTAAGCTTACCTAATCGGTCGGTATACTATATTAGCCCTAAGGATGCCGAAGAACTACAATGACAAGTTGTGGAGCTATTGAGACGAGGCTATATTCATGAGAGTATGATCCCTTGTGTAGTCCCTGCCCTACTTGTGCTAAAGAAAGATGGTTCGTGGTGTATGTGTTGATAGCAAAGTCATCAAAAATCACGGTGAGTGTAGATTTCAATTCCTCGCTTAGATgacatgttggatcaacttttGGTTCTAAGAACTTCTCCAAGATCAATCTTACGAGTGGATACCACTAAATTGAATCAAGCCCAAAGATGAATGAAAGACCACCTTCAAGATATAACATAGGTTGTACGAGTGGATGGTCATGTATTTCAGACTATCCAATGCACCCAACACATTTATGAGATTCATGCATTAGGTCTTGTGACCTTTCACGGAAGATTCATGGTTGTATACTTTGAGGACATCCTCATTTATAGTCTGACACAGGCTTTGCACCGTGATCATCTTTgaactatcattgagaagctaaaGGCAAAACACTTGTTTGTCAATAATAGGAAGTGTTTTTTCTTCATGACCTTAGCTTCCTTTCTTGGATTTATAGTATCTACTGATGGTGTTTGTAGAGATCCATCAAATATAAACATAATTTTACAATAGCTGCAGCCAAAAATCATTCACAATGTCTGAAGTTTTCATAGATTGACCTCTTTCTACCGCCGATTCATCTATAATTTTAGCGTCTTGATTACTCCTATCATTGAGTGTCTCAAGGGGTGCGAGTTCAAGTGGACTAAAGCTAGCAAAGATGACCGAAGCACCCATTCTAGCGCTTCCAGATTTTGACAAACTATTAGAAGTAAATTGTGACACATCTAGCATTAACATTGGTGGTGTTTTAAGTCAATCAGGATACTCTATTACCTTTTTTAGTGAGAAACTATTCTGTGCCAAGAAAAATTACTCTACATATGATTTGGAATTCTTTGCTACTATGCAATCCTTGAAGCATTGACGTCATTATCTCCTATCTTATTCACTAACTAGCCAGCATACCATGTTAGTAAGGATGCATCAAAAACTACTTGCAAGTTATGCACCTATTGAGACAAGGTTATACTCGTAAGAGTATCCTTGTGCGTCTCTTCCTTGCTTACTTATTATGCCCGCTTTAGATCTTTCTCATATATATATGTTGTTAATCCCTCCTTTGGCAAGATATTTCAGGAGGTAACTAATAGGTTTCACAATGATTTTATTATGCACAATGGTTATCTATTTTATGGACTACGATTATGCATTCCAGATCGCTCCTTAAGGGAGCACATTATCGCTGAATTATATAACGAAGAATACTTTGCCGAGATAAGATATTAGCCATCATCTCTTCCGACTTCTATTGGTCCAAACTAACTAGTGACGAGCTCATTTTGTGGACTATTACTTTATTTGTCAGCAATCTAAGGGAACCCTCACCAATGCTGATTTGTATACTTGCTTACCAATTCCCAAAGCCCCTTGGTGCGAGGTTAGCATGGATTTCCTATTGGCTAGTTGTGGTGGAGATTCTTCAAGATGACTTACTTTGTGGCGTCCCAAAAACTATGGATGTTGATCGGATTGCTACCTCTTCTTGAAAAAGATTGTGCATTTACATGATATTTCTCAAACTATTACTTCATATCGTGATACTAAATTTGTCTGTTAATTTTGGAAGACTTTATGGAAAGCTAGGGACGAGAAGCTAAACTTTAGCAGCCCTATCATCCCCAAACGGATGGTCGGACTGAGGTAGTGAACCAAAACTTGGGAAATCTTCTGAGATGTCTCATAGGAACCAAATTGAAGCAATGAGATCTGTTTTACCTCAAGCAGTCACATACAACATATCAAAGAACAAGATCACTAGTTTGAGTCCTTTATTGTTTATAGACGAAACTCATTCGGTACTGGATTTAGTTCTTATTTCACGTTTAGGATAAGCTAACTCCAAGGATGAGGAGATGACCGAGTATCTTTGGGTCATTCATGAGCGGGTTAAGCAAGCTATTTAGGAAAACAACATTGAGTACAAGTTTCGGGCAGATAGACATCGATGTTAAGTTCTTTTTAACGCTGGTGATATGGTTTGGGTTGTATTAACTCGTGATATTTCCATGGGGTGAATAGAACAAGTTCAAAGATCGGAAGATTGGACGTTGCAAGATACTAGAAAAGATTAATAGCGATGCCTACAGGTTGCGATTTCCtagttatttaaaaacttttgatGTTTTTAATGTGAAACATCTAAGTCATTGTGTTGGGGAGCCGGATACACCCACTCTAAACTCAAGGACGAGTACTCTTCAATTCCGAACTACTAATGTAGGAGGGAATCCAAAGTATTTAGATTTGCATATTTtagatttataattatttatctgttaattaagtttagtttgttTTCtccttaattatatttaatttttttcctaaATCTTAAGGAAGTAAGTTTTGTTAGTTAATTTATTCTAAATCTTAGGGAATAAATCTAGTTGGTTATTTTTTCGTTTAAATTtttttgagagctatataaacgTTTAGGATAAGTTATTTTGATAATTGATCAATTAGTTTTGCTTGAGCCATGTTACGGCTACATCTTTTTTCCTCTGTGCTCTTAATTTTATAATAGGTTTAAGTCTAATTCAACTATTCCTTTTGTTGTGTTACTTCtctcttattttcttattaattctTCTATAACTTCACGTCTCAGAATAATATACATATTCTGCTCATCGTCATTTATCGATCTCATTAATGAGTTTCTGATAACATTTTGTAGGGATTTGTCTCATAACAACTTAACAGGATCGATACCTGATGGTCTGGGGTATTTGCCATCTCTCAGAGTCTTGTAAGTATTATTTAGTcagtatttatatatttatatgttGCCTAATGCAAGCTAATGAAGTGAAAAATAAATGAAGTAATTTTGTTATTTGGCTACATGCAGAGATTTGACAGAAAACCAACTTAGTGGAGTCATTCCTTCTGTTCTTCTTGAGAAATCTAAGAATGGTTCTATTACTTTGAGGTTGATCCTCATCTTGAAAACTATACTCGTTTCTTCCATGATAAATGCAACAACTTGTTCTTATTATGATAAATGCAAAATTTTGGTAATGGCAGAACTGAAGGCAACATTTGTCTTGGTGGAGATTCTTGCGAGCctaagaataagaagaagaagaattatttAGCAATTATCGTCATTGCTTCTGTAGTTGCTGCTATGTGTGGGTGCTTGGCGGCAATTATCCTTCTCTGCATACTGAAAAAGAGAAAAGGTTAGTCTTGTTGCAGAACAAGGTTACTGATTCAGAATTCATCATCATGAATTGTGGAATAGTACTTTTTAACTCTGCAGCCAAACGCACCATCAAAGAGCTCCAAATTGGAGGCAAATATCAACTTGAAAATCGAAAATTCACGTACAAGGAACTGGAGTTCATTACTGATAACTTTAGCAAGATCATTGGAAAAGGAGGGTTTGGAATTGTTTACTATGGCCATTTGGAAGATGCTACTGAAGTTGCTGTCAAGTTGCTGACCAAATCATcttcacaaggaaaagaagatttTCTTTCTGAGGTAACTGATCCTAGTTGAATTGTATACACACGAATCCGAAAAGTGGCCACTTAAACAATTTCATCTTCCAAATCCAGGCTGAACATTTGACAAGGGTTCATCACAAGAATTTGGTTTCTTTGGTGGGCTATTGCATGGATGAAGATCATTTGGCACTCGTATGCGAATTTATGCCCAAGGGAAACCTTAAAGAATACCTCAAAGGTTGTGAACTCACTAACCACTTCTGCTGCTGAAAATTTATATCAAACATAAAATTATTCTCATTGCATCCTCTCGATTGGTCTGTGAAGGTACTAACTAGCTCTTATCATATATTTCAACAGCTAGTCAAACTGAGACGCCTTTGAAATGGGAACAACGTCTCCGAATTGCCATTGATGCCGCACAAGGTTGACACTAAATTACCATAGCTTGTTCCTGTGTTACTTAATAATTAATGAACATACATGTTTCACGTGTGTCAGGACTTGAGTATCTGCACACCGGATGCAAACCTCCACTTGTTCATAGAGACGTGAAGACCGCTAACATACTCTTGAACGAAAGACTAGAAGCGAAAATAGCTGATTTTGGACTATCCAAGCGTTTCCAAGATGACAACACCGGCCACACATCCACAAGGATTGTTGGCACTATCGGATACCTTGATCCAGAGTATCTCACATCAATTTATTCAGTTCATCTATTTGATGCCGACATTGCTATTACATGTTTAAATCCACCAAAGCCTTACGGAATTCTACTTGTCTAGGTACTATGTCAATAACCAACTCAGCCGGAAGAGCGATGTGTATAGCTTTGGAGTGGTTCTTTTGGAACTCATCACTGGAAAATCTCCCATATTTAGTGATCTTGAAGACATTCACATAGTTCAATGGGTTAAAGAAAGGCTTGCCAATGGAAACATAGAGGATGTTATCGACACAATCATATGCGAAGAGAGAGTCCTAAATTCATCTTGGAAGGTGGCCAATGTCGCATTGGCAAGCACTACACACACTTCGAGTACGAGGCCAACGATGACTGAAGTGGTGATGGAGCTAAAGGAGTGCTTGGCAATGTACACTGATGGTGATAAGATGTTGTTGAAGCATGGAAGCAGTGAGGTGGATCCGAGTCTCTTGGAATTTCATCATGTCGGAAGCATTTCTGATGCTGAAGGCCCTTCGGCTCGTTGATTTGTCGCACTTACATTGACTGATTGTCGAAATTGATTTCTAGTTTTGGATTTACAAATTTGAATAGGCTTCCATTCATCAATTGTGTTACCTTAGACATTATGTACATAAATTGTGATGGTAAACTTTGTTggaaatttaaatgaaaaattaaatctaGATATATGGATCAAAATTGACAAATTTTGTTCATCCAACTTGAAAGGTTTAAGTACCCTTTGGATGAGTCAATCTCATTTAttgatttctaaaggatgacatCTAATAAAGAGATAGTATGTCTCTTAGAAAAGGATGCAATCTATATCATCCAATTCaaaatggatggatgagatctaattgaaccaagatGCTCTTATACGTACCcttcatttagtataaataagaCCACTCACATTTTCATTTGAATCACTCAATTCATTTAAACAAAGTAAACATTGTATTCCATACTTACATTAGAGAGTTCGAGAAGCTTTTTCGGTTCAGAGGTCTTGCGATTTACAGTGATGCTATCGCAAGATAAAATCGTTGCATCTTGAGAGATGATTATTGTGTTCCATAAACATCATGTGCGGGATAAATTtatcttaaagagatagagtcgAACTCTAGTCTCGACTTCGCCAAAATGATGTTACACCTCATTATGGTCGCGCTCAAATTGCACCACAACCAATTCAACAAACTTGGATTGGTGATGACATTGAATAGGCTTGATCGATGTTTCTTCTTGCAAAGGTGCTTTTGCCGTTGGAATGAtaacaagaagaaaatagaagaagAAGACGGATGAGAGTTATAAATTccgatatatatatacttttatgattgcgttatattaattaaatcataaaagtAATTAATTTCAACATTATAGTAAGAGTCATATTTGACTTATAATACCAGTCTTCTTGAATATTGCATCCAATCTTTCTTGAGAAATATCGAACCATTTATATTCTTGAGAATTGTCATGCTCTTTAGATTCTGGATAAGTGCTTTATTTCTAATACTCTCCCTTTATGACTCTTGATCCTGTCTAAACATTGAGTCGGTGGACATTGGAGATGTGATATTCTCCGCTatcttcgactggtgatgtggatctccggtgaacctgcaaaggagccgagccgggagggatttcccggtgacgaccctccgacgctcaagtcaggcagtgaggaagaagaggaacaaggTAACGCTACTGTGACTACAATGATcagaatcgcatacctccgtcgaagtctaggggtccttatataggaccttagggaggcgcgggcatgcttctcgatgcgtgcacgcttccccaaacatacctcagtagggttgtgtcagaaaagcatgtctgacaccattcCACAATCGTCCGAGCAAATCCCTGATGTGAcgatggaaacttccaccgtacgatactctgtccgctccggccgccgaccatgctgtttgtcggtggcaggtgtctcgagaatgATGTTACTAGCTGTCCCTTTTGTCCCTTTGCGCCTCTTGTatgttcccgggccgagcggactgcccgctcggcgctcatggcctccgggaatgcgcatacctcggaCCGGGtagggaagccctgctcatgtgctcggatgggattgcaCCTTATTGTCCCGTGGCTctgccgagcggcctgtccgctcggcccagagactcttttaccttgagcatcggaaacccgacccttggtcgggctgtctttcgtccggcctgGGAGACCCCTGGCCGGATGTTCGGTCGGCCGGATGATCGATCAGCCCtctgtccgctcggcacgaccttggggttgaccctcttgaccattgacctccacgtgtcattgacctcCCGCTAACGAGGGTCTCCCGTCCTTACCAtcgatcacatgcctcccctcaagtctagttaaaggaggcgctaagtccgactgactggactatcggTCTGGCGACATGACGGTCGTTCTGTATCTGATGAGAATGCCGCTCAGCCTAGAACCCACTGACACTTGAAGAGTTCGACATGCCGGTGGATGTCTTGCCGACCCAACGTCGGTCAACGCCAATGTCCTCCGAATTTCCTCGAAACTCGTGCAAATCCCtgccattaaggccgagcacacgCCCTCGCCTGCGTAATAGCGGTCATTAAATGCACCCAATGGGGTGATGCCACGTGGCCAGGCGGCCGTCATCGCCTGCTCGAGCTGTCAGACTCGATGTGACCCCTACCGCTTTGAATTCAATGGGCAGATGTGCTCCTCAGATCCCGTGCCCTGGATCGGGCGGTCCCTGCAGCTCGAGACCAACCTTTATAAGGCTGCTTCCTTTTCTTCCGCCGCTTCCGCTCTATCGCGCCCGTGCCTTTGAAGGTTTCTGCTTCGTTCTCCGGCGAACCCGTTCTCGACATTCCGGCCCTTCGCTCTCTTCTCCAGCCATCCTCTTTTCTGTAAGAACTCTTTGCTCactccctttttgttttcttcgcGCTTTTTCTTTGCATTCCGGTGGTGTCTGCGCATCGCAGGCACTATTCCGTTCATTTCCTCCATTGCCTTCTGCTTTCCCTTTGTCTTCCACCCCGGTGGCAATGGCTAGTTCTTCTGCCCCTTCTCCCGGTCTTTGGTATCAAACCATGGAGAGTAGGTTTGATTC contains:
- the LOC122011037 gene encoding senescence-induced receptor-like serine/threonine-protein kinase; amino-acid sequence: MQIAAYPSSSTTLQLSLAPDPGDLTEFYTVLYFCELQLNASRQFLIYLNGALLNDGRPLAPTYLLSDVVFNADPSLGFGECNITLVETGSSMLPPIINAIEVFTAMRNANVATNGQDVDAMLAIKGWYQVRRNWMGDPCSPQAYTWVGLNCTQNNSGVPMITAVNMSYSGLAGVITTSFANLSALQYLDLSHNNLTGSIPDGLGYLPSLRVLDLTENQLSGVIPSVLLEKSKNGSITLRTEGNICLGGDSCEPKNKKKKNYLAIIVIASVVAAMCGCLAAIILLCILKKRKAKRTIKELQIGGKYQLENRKFTYKELEFITDNFSKIIGKGGFGIVYYGHLEDATEVAVKDSTDRHRTSMDCRLLLLLLLFLMAASASRVQGQQPPGTAHTILLDPAMQLSSQASAGFIFIDSGIDPNSSYVDPKLNLQYVSDDQFIDTGINYAVSSAYISSNISRRFLTLRSFPEGSRNCYTFKSISQGSKYIIRATFLYGNYDSKNSPFVQFDLYLGVNLWKNINLTTPTESIFTETVSEATADVISVCLINTGHGIPFISGLDLRPLSNSLYPQVNSSTTLVNLDRFYVGNSNSIRYPADRYDRLWFFIDTPPSWSVTSTDSSVQNQVHDQFQPPQEVMQIAAYPSSSTTLQLSLAPDPGDLTEFYTVLYFCELQLNASRQFLIYLNGALLNDGRPLAPTYLLSDVVFNADPSLGFGECNITLVETGSSMLPPIINAIEVFTAMRNANVATNGQDVDAMLAIKGWYQVRRNWMGDPCSPQAYTWVGLNCTRNNSGVPMITAVNMSYSGLAGVITASFANLSALQYLDLSHNNLTGSIPDGLGYLPSLRVLDLTENQLSGVIPSVLLEKSKNGSITLRTEGNICLGGDSCEPKNKKKKNYLAIIVIASVVAAMCGCLAAIILLCILKKRKAKRTIKELQIGGKYQLENRKFTYKELEFITDNFSKIIGKGGFGIVYYGHLEDATEVAVKLLTKSSSQGKEDFLSEAEHLTRVHHKNLVSLVGYCMDEDHLALVCEFMPKGNLKEYLKASQTETPLKWEQRLRIAIDAAQGLEYLHTGCKPPLVHRDVKTANILLNERLEAKIADFGLSKRFQDDNTGHTSTRIVGTIGYLDPEYYVNNQLSRKSDVYSFGVVLLELITGKSPIFSDLEDIHIVQWVKERLANGNIEDVIDTIICEERVLNSSWKVANVALASTTHTSSTRPTMTEVVMELKECLAMYTDGDKMLLKHGSSEVDPSLLEFHHVGSISDAEGPSAR